The Paenibacillus tianjinensis genome has a window encoding:
- a CDS encoding GDP-mannose 4,6-dehydratase, with product MMQRSLSDCRALVTGASGFIGAWLTRHLVDLGAEVTTILSEFNPRSQFAKLGLDKEIRCYYGYITDYNLIERAITDGKINTVFHLAAVSLQDLAYQIPWQTFETNVKGTYNLLEACRVHQDQVSKIIVASSDKVYGDSPILPYYEDMPIQGRNPYDVSKACSDLIAQSYRHSFNMPIAVGRFGNIYGGGDLNYRRLIPGTVQRLYAKLPPVIRIPSNGIYMRDFLYIQDLVAAYMAMYHFVDREGKGDDFNFGTGKLWDIKQVIEIIQRAMNLEYIEPLYEHQKNSEILHQHLSPEKAKFMLNWSAETSLEEGIRNTVEWYCNYWNPDGSNNAVLGIV from the coding sequence ATGATGCAACGCTCTTTATCTGATTGCCGTGCTTTAGTAACAGGGGCTTCCGGATTTATAGGCGCCTGGCTAACTCGTCATCTCGTTGATCTGGGTGCTGAAGTAACCACTATTTTGAGCGAGTTCAACCCGCGAAGCCAGTTTGCAAAGCTGGGATTGGACAAGGAGATTCGATGCTATTATGGGTATATTACCGATTACAACCTGATTGAACGTGCAATTACAGACGGGAAAATAAATACTGTCTTTCACCTCGCTGCAGTTTCCCTTCAAGACTTGGCCTATCAAATCCCCTGGCAAACTTTTGAAACCAATGTAAAGGGTACCTATAATCTACTGGAGGCTTGCCGTGTTCACCAGGACCAGGTATCGAAGATAATAGTTGCGTCCAGTGACAAGGTATACGGTGACAGTCCAATTCTCCCCTATTACGAAGATATGCCTATTCAAGGCAGAAATCCCTACGATGTATCTAAGGCTTGTTCCGATCTTATTGCTCAAAGTTATAGACACAGTTTTAATATGCCTATAGCTGTAGGCCGTTTCGGCAATATTTATGGTGGTGGCGACTTGAATTACCGCCGTTTAATTCCCGGCACCGTACAACGGCTATACGCAAAGCTGCCTCCAGTGATTAGAATTCCTTCAAACGGGATATACATGAGAGATTTTTTGTATATTCAAGATTTGGTTGCCGCTTATATGGCTATGTACCATTTTGTAGATAGGGAAGGAAAGGGTGACGATTTTAATTTTGGAACAGGTAAGTTGTGGGACATCAAACAAGTGATTGAGATCATTCAGCGTGCCATGAATCTTGAATATATTGAACCATTATATGAACATCAAAAAAACAGTGAAATCTTGCACCAGCACCTGTCACCCGAAAAAGCAAAATTTATGCTCAACTGGTCCGCAGAAACTTCGCTTGAAGAAGGAATCAGAAACACAGTGGAGTGGTACTGCAATTATTGGAATCCTGATGGTTCCAATAATGCTGTGTTGGGGATAGTTTAA
- a CDS encoding M3 family oligoendopeptidase: protein MKFTEYPYKRPDVDKLKLEFTSLLKGLEADTLEEQKASIVALNELRSEFDTLQNLVYIRHSINTEDTFYKAEQDFFDEIVPIFQEYITDFYKGIVNSKYRAEFEQEWGKQLFALAEISLRTFSPEIIEDLQLENRLSTEYTQLIASAKIMFEGEERNLSQLAPFEMSLDRDLRKRAFTARYDFMAEHEGEFDRIFDELVKVRTRIAHKLGYPSFVELGYDRMNRTDYNASMVAGFRKQVLEQIVPVAQKLKQRQAERLGLDTLKFYDESLTFNSGNATPKGDPEWILANGAKMYKELSPETDEFFTFMQSNELMDLLSKSAKQSGGYCTYLNKYQAPFIFSNFNGTSEDIDVLTHEVGHAFQVYTSRSLLVPEYAFPTYEAAEIHSMSMEFIAWPWMNLFFEEDADKYRFNHLAGSLEFIPYGVAVDEFQHYVYSHPEATPLERKQAWRDIEQRYLPHRDYGGNSYLEHGGFWQKQTHIFRSPFYYIDYTLAQLCAFQFWKRSGEDFAHAWSDYLTLCKAGGSKSFVELVELAGLISPFQDGCVGSVIGDIEGWLNSIDDKAL from the coding sequence ATGAAATTCACTGAATATCCATACAAACGTCCCGATGTAGACAAGCTTAAGCTTGAATTCACCTCACTCCTGAAAGGCCTGGAAGCAGACACCTTAGAGGAACAAAAGGCTTCCATCGTCGCGCTCAATGAGCTTCGCAGCGAATTTGATACTCTGCAAAACCTTGTTTATATCCGCCATTCCATTAATACTGAGGATACATTCTACAAGGCTGAGCAGGATTTTTTTGATGAGATTGTTCCTATCTTCCAGGAATACATAACGGACTTCTACAAGGGTATCGTTAACTCCAAGTATAGAGCTGAGTTCGAGCAGGAGTGGGGGAAACAGCTATTCGCTCTTGCGGAGATCTCTCTACGGACGTTCAGCCCTGAAATTATCGAGGACCTGCAGCTGGAGAACAGGCTGTCTACGGAATACACTCAGCTCATTGCCTCGGCCAAAATTATGTTTGAGGGAGAGGAACGGAACCTGTCACAGCTCGCTCCTTTTGAAATGTCACTGGACCGCGATCTGCGTAAACGCGCGTTTACTGCCAGATATGACTTTATGGCCGAGCATGAAGGCGAATTTGACCGCATTTTTGACGAGCTGGTTAAAGTACGCACGAGAATTGCCCATAAGCTGGGCTATCCAAGCTTTGTTGAGCTTGGTTATGACCGGATGAACCGTACGGATTATAACGCCAGTATGGTTGCAGGCTTCCGCAAACAGGTGCTTGAGCAAATCGTTCCGGTAGCCCAGAAATTGAAGCAGCGTCAGGCAGAGCGCCTGGGTCTTGATACGCTGAAGTTCTATGATGAGAGCCTTACCTTTAATAGCGGCAATGCCACGCCAAAGGGCGACCCGGAGTGGATTTTGGCTAATGGTGCGAAAATGTATAAAGAGCTTTCGCCCGAAACGGACGAATTCTTTACATTTATGCAAAGCAACGAGCTTATGGATCTGTTAAGCAAAAGCGCCAAGCAATCCGGCGGTTACTGCACCTATCTCAACAAGTATCAAGCGCCGTTCATTTTTTCTAACTTTAACGGAACCTCAGAAGATATCGATGTATTGACTCATGAAGTAGGCCACGCCTTCCAGGTGTATACCAGCCGCAGCTTGCTTGTGCCCGAGTACGCGTTTCCTACCTACGAAGCCGCAGAGATCCACTCAATGAGCATGGAGTTTATTGCCTGGCCGTGGATGAACCTGTTCTTTGAAGAAGATGCGGATAAGTACCGGTTCAACCATCTGGCGGGCAGCCTGGAGTTTATTCCTTACGGCGTTGCCGTTGATGAATTCCAGCATTATGTATACAGCCATCCTGAAGCGACGCCGCTTGAGCGCAAACAGGCCTGGCGGGATATTGAGCAGAGATACTTGCCGCACCGCGACTACGGCGGCAACAGCTACTTGGAGCACGGCGGATTCTGGCAGAAGCAGACCCATATTTTCCGCAGCCCTTTTTACTATATTGATTATACATTGGCCCAGCTCTGCGCCTTCCAGTTCTGGAAACGCTCTGGTGAAGATTTCGCGCATGCCTGGAGTGATTACTTGACGCTCTGTAAGGCTGGAGGCAGTAAGTCCTTTGTTGAACTCGTAGAACTGGCCGGACTCATCTCACCGTTCCAAGACGGCTGTGTCGGCTCTGTGATCGGGGATATCGAGGGCTGGTTGAACTCTATCGACGACAAGGCTCTATAA
- a CDS encoding GntR family transcriptional regulator, which produces MNVTISNTSEKPIYQQLYEQISAQILKGELESGFCLPPIRQAALELNVSVITVKKAWEELERSGLINTVTGKGCFVADFSRGDMLRIRNELVMKQMESDTSYYKSFGLSLNEVIELLNKIY; this is translated from the coding sequence ATGAATGTAACAATTTCGAATACTTCCGAGAAACCGATTTATCAGCAGCTTTACGAACAGATCAGCGCACAAATTCTGAAAGGCGAGCTGGAAAGCGGTTTTTGTCTACCGCCCATTCGTCAGGCAGCTCTGGAGCTTAATGTTAGCGTAATTACCGTTAAGAAAGCTTGGGAAGAACTTGAACGAAGCGGTTTGATAAATACGGTAACAGGTAAGGGATGTTTTGTAGCCGATTTCTCGCGGGGCGATATGCTGCGGATACGCAACGAATTGGTCATGAAGCAAATGGAGAGCGATACATCCTACTACAAGTCCTTTGGTCTCAGCCTTAATGAAGTGATTGAGTTGCTGAACAAGATTTATTAA
- a CDS encoding fructose bisphosphate aldolase, with product MNTKQLERIQHANGFIAALDQSGGSTPKALLQYGIREDRYTNEQEMFTLVHAMRTRIIKSPTFDSRHILGAILFENTMDLTIDGQFTADYLWEQKGIVPFLKIDQGLAEPNNGVQLMKPIPGLDELLKRAVQKNIFGTKMRSLIKEANPGGIHEVVEQQFAFAKQIAGYGLVPIIEPEVDIHSSDKAQSEKILKDELLTHLSTLGKDVKVMLKLSLPAEDNFYSELIQEPHVVRVVALSGGYTQAEANEKLARNHGLIASFSRALSQGLSDEQTDDEFNALLAKSTQAIYEASIT from the coding sequence ATGAATACGAAACAGTTAGAGCGGATTCAACATGCGAACGGCTTTATTGCAGCCTTGGATCAAAGCGGAGGAAGCACTCCGAAAGCACTGCTGCAATACGGTATCCGTGAAGACCGTTACACTAATGAACAGGAAATGTTTACCTTGGTGCATGCGATGAGGACACGGATCATCAAAAGTCCGACATTTGATTCCAGGCACATTCTAGGTGCGATTCTTTTCGAAAACACGATGGATCTTACCATTGACGGCCAGTTCACCGCCGATTACCTCTGGGAGCAGAAAGGCATTGTACCTTTTCTCAAAATCGATCAGGGACTGGCGGAGCCTAACAATGGGGTTCAACTCATGAAGCCCATCCCCGGGCTGGATGAGCTTTTGAAGCGGGCCGTCCAAAAAAATATTTTCGGGACCAAAATGCGCTCACTGATTAAGGAAGCCAACCCTGGCGGCATTCATGAAGTCGTAGAGCAGCAGTTCGCTTTCGCGAAGCAAATTGCCGGATATGGTCTGGTGCCGATCATCGAACCGGAAGTGGATATTCATAGTAGCGATAAGGCACAATCGGAAAAGATATTAAAGGACGAGCTTTTAACTCATTTATCCACTCTTGGCAAAGACGTCAAAGTCATGCTGAAGCTTTCTTTACCGGCGGAAGACAATTTCTACAGTGAGCTGATCCAGGAGCCGCATGTGGTACGGGTCGTGGCATTGTCCGGCGGCTATACCCAAGCGGAGGCTAATGAAAAGCTGGCGCGTAACCACGGATTAATCGCCAGCTTCTCACGTGCCTTATCACAGGGGCTCAGTGACGAGCAGACAGATGATGAATTCAACGCATTGCTCGCAAAATCCACACAGGCGATCTACGAAGCCTCAATTACCTGA
- a CDS encoding ABC transporter ATP-binding protein, with the protein MLALDIRNLNKRYPHFQIKDVSFQLEKGYIMGFIGANGAGKTTTIKSILNMVQVDNGEIYILGKNIADHEIELKQEIGCAFGDIDFYTRSKIKTLTDITKKFYKNWNDETYYNYLKRFKLDENKKIAELSRGMKVKYSLALALSHGAKLLILDEPTSGLDPVSRDDLLDIFQELIMGGEISILFSTHITSDLERCADYITFIEHGQIIASSEKNEFKESYRLLSGSEAQLSEVKEHLISYKTNSFGFTGLIHTKDMDPLSNLRAATPSLDEIMIYFAKKKEDEYV; encoded by the coding sequence ATGCTGGCACTAGATATTAGAAATTTAAATAAAAGATATCCTCATTTTCAGATCAAAGATGTATCTTTTCAATTGGAGAAAGGCTACATCATGGGTTTCATCGGAGCCAATGGCGCAGGAAAAACAACCACTATAAAATCAATCTTGAACATGGTTCAAGTTGATAACGGCGAGATTTACATTCTTGGCAAGAACATCGCTGATCACGAAATTGAATTGAAGCAGGAAATCGGATGCGCATTCGGTGATATCGACTTCTATACACGGAGCAAGATTAAGACGCTGACCGATATTACAAAGAAATTCTATAAAAATTGGAATGATGAAACATACTACAATTATCTAAAGAGATTCAAGCTGGATGAGAACAAAAAAATAGCGGAGCTATCCAGAGGGATGAAGGTAAAGTACAGCTTGGCCCTAGCTTTATCGCATGGCGCAAAGCTGCTCATTCTGGATGAACCGACCAGCGGACTCGATCCTGTCTCAAGAGACGATCTGCTCGATATCTTTCAGGAGCTCATTATGGGCGGCGAGATCAGCATTCTTTTCTCTACACATATTACCTCCGACCTGGAAAGATGTGCGGATTATATAACCTTCATTGAGCACGGACAAATCATTGCCAGCTCCGAGAAAAACGAGTTTAAAGAGTCCTACCGCTTACTCAGTGGCAGTGAAGCCCAATTGAGTGAAGTGAAGGAACATTTGATTTCCTACAAAACTAACTCCTTCGGCTTTACCGGATTGATTCATACCAAAGACATGGATCCACTCTCCAACCTAAGGGCCGCCACGCCGAGCCTCGATGAAATCATGATCTACTTCGCGAAAAAAAAGGAGGATGAATATGTATAA
- a CDS encoding ABC-2 transporter permease: MYNLVMKDLKLGVNLWFFVLPLIMGALMLIPGWIYFLVPLYFCFITVPNMFGGFKSQNDLMFSTIMPVTKKDIVKSRITVIVILELMHLLLAMLFSIFTFRLYPNLTYFFYAPYLGFWGLCLIMLAIFNIVFISMHYKTAYKYGAATITATAAAVLFAGVAQWAGIQSPWVNDIFYGSGTDNIALQLSILMAGLVIFIVFTMIAYRIAVKRFQRVEIL, translated from the coding sequence ATGTATAATTTGGTGATGAAAGATTTGAAATTAGGGGTAAACCTCTGGTTCTTCGTATTACCCTTAATTATGGGCGCCTTAATGCTTATTCCCGGCTGGATCTATTTTCTCGTGCCGCTTTATTTCTGCTTCATAACGGTACCGAACATGTTTGGCGGATTTAAAAGCCAGAATGATTTAATGTTTAGTACGATAATGCCTGTGACCAAAAAAGACATTGTGAAGTCCAGGATCACCGTTATTGTCATTCTTGAACTCATGCACCTTCTCCTTGCAATGCTCTTCAGTATTTTTACGTTTCGGTTGTACCCTAATCTGACATACTTCTTCTATGCGCCTTATTTGGGCTTTTGGGGGTTATGCCTTATTATGCTTGCGATCTTCAACATCGTATTTATATCCATGCATTACAAGACGGCGTATAAGTATGGTGCTGCAACCATCACAGCTACTGCGGCCGCTGTACTTTTTGCAGGAGTTGCCCAATGGGCCGGAATCCAGAGTCCTTGGGTCAACGACATTTTCTATGGCTCCGGGACGGATAATATAGCGCTGCAGCTATCCATTCTGATGGCGGGCCTCGTAATTTTCATTGTATTCACAATGATTGCCTACCGGATTGCGGTAAAAAGATTCCAACGAGTGGAGATATTATGA